A single Gambusia affinis linkage group LG20, SWU_Gaff_1.0, whole genome shotgun sequence DNA region contains:
- the pald1a gene encoding paladin isoform X1, whose amino-acid sequence MAENKQQRKSPGSGDRSSSHFSLWSMGTTASAAPQPVYVESSTDNVQANGMAHSSMSPFHMINIHNSKAKSIITNKVAPVVITYNCRQEFQIHDNFLKEGYKVGRISDSLPEHYLVKGEYFMVQDVYSKADVLNTTSSYGAPNFRQVKGAYPLYGMGQPTLNGFKQVLQRLQAQGQQEIIFFCIREEPVVFLHKDNDFVPYTPRRKENLHENLQGLEGEETVESLELTIRNELHDFAKLSKNILYVYNDIEFFKDEPQKMFITCEEDIHVTEEVYKRPMFTMQGYRYFRLPLPMEGAPLEEDFDAFVKILRESPSLCLGRNASRLPPTLVFSCQVGVGRTNLAMILGTLVMKRLKGESQPPPQLVAAGTSKPRPLFQVIQSLIKKLPNGQQLMEEVDHAITLCSEMHNIKEAIYENASKLEGIGEDYQTQGSTTKEYFLNRTKQSLERYFYLIVFNAYLHEQYPLAFVSNFSQWMCRHAWLYRLLACMDVSELSAPAELLTKGARVLVADDYLAPDVLSTIKEMKVANFRRVPKMPVYGVAQPTSEAIGAVLAHLTDKKRKHNHVLWINVQEELVLEGNGQIIVPREPSCLDQHIPVPTSDSQLLQKLETSLKEEILRAQKWLEVTQEQEKQMKMFKTCLTIQEIFNQHKRSHPGLMYKRIPLPACSSPREEDFDKLHEAMRNALADDPHSAFVFNCANGKSRTTTAMVVAVLILWHFKGFPECTEDDFVSVPDAKYTKGEFEAVMRVVRLLPDGHKRKKEVDLALDSISETMTPMHYHLREMIISTYRQIKPEKTEKECKQQLLISLQFLERYIYLILFNTYLHLEKRDSWHRSFSVWMEQVAARAGIYDILNQLGFSEFEDPGEKTLARLRYRWQQQDIQALPFRGEFI is encoded by the exons ATGGCggaaaacaagcagcagagaaaaagtCCTGGAAGTGGAGATCGCTCCTCGTCTCATTT CAGCTTGTGGAGCATGGGTACAACTGCCAGCGCTGCCCCACAGCCTGTTTATGTAGAGTCGTCGACTGACAACGTCCAAGCCAACGGGATGGCCCATAGCAGCATGAGTCCATTCCACATGATCAACATCCACAACAGCAAAGCCAAGTCCATTATCACCAACAAGGTTGCACCGGTCGTCATCAC cTATAACTGCAGACAAGAGTTTCAAATTCATGACAACTTCCTTAAAGAAGGCTACAAGGTTGGTCGGATATCGGACTCCTTGCCTGAGCATTACTTGGTTAAG gGTGAATACTTCATGGTGCAGGATGTATACAGCAAAGCAGATGTTCTAAACACAACAAGCAGTTATGGAGCCCCCAACTTCCGCCAGGTGAAGGGAGCCTACCCGCTGTATGGAATGGGTCAGCCAACCTTGAATGGCTTCAAACAGGTTCTCCAGAGACTTCAAGCCCAAGGACAGCAG GAGATTATCTTCTTCTGCATACGAGAGGAGCCAGTGGTGTTCCTTCATAAGGACAATGACTTTGTGCCGTACACCCCGCGtaggaaagaaaatctgcatGAGAACCTTCAAGGACTGGAAGGAGAGGAAACAGTAGAAAGCCTCGAGCTGACTATCAGAAATGAG CTCCATGACTTTGCAAAGCTCAGCAAAAACATCTTATATGTCTACAACGACATTGAGTTCTTCAAAGATGAGCCGCAGAAGATGTTCATAACGTGTGAGGAGGACATCCACGTGACGGAGGAGGTCTATAAGAGGCCAATGTTCACCATGCAAGGCTACAG GTACTTCAGATTACCACTACCAATGGAGGGAGCGCCATTGGAAGAAGATTTTGATGCATTTGTTAAAATACTCAGG GAGAGTCCCAGCCTGTGTCTGGGCCGCAATGCGTCCAGACTGCCGCCTACCCTGGTCTTCAGCTGCCAGGTGGGCGTCGGCCGCACCAACCTAGCCATGATTCTGGGCACTTTAGTCATGAAAAGACTCAAAGGGGAGTCACAACCGCCACCACA ACTTGTGGCGGCAGGTACTTCAAAGCCAAGACCACTATTCCAAGTTATCCAGAGTCTGATCAAAAAGTTGCCTAATGGACAGCAGCTTATGGAGGAG GTGGACCACGCTATTACCTTGTGCTCAGAGATGCACAACATTAAAGAAGCAATATATGAGAATGCAAGTAAATTGGAAGGGATTGGAGAAGATTACCAGACTCAA ggAAGCACTACCAAAGAGTACTTTCTCAACAGAACAAAGCAGAGCTTGGAGCGCTACTTCTACTTGATTGTATTTAATGCTTACCTTCATGAACag TATCCCCTTGCCTTTGTGTCCAACTTCAGTCAGTGGATGTGCCGCCACGCCTGGTTGTACAGGTTGCTGGCCTGCATGGACGTGTCAGAGCTATCTGCTCCTGCCGAGCTGCTCACCAAAGGAGCCCGCGTCCTG GTTGCTGATGACTACTTGGCCCCCGACGTGCTCAGCACAATCAAAGAGATGAAGGTGGCCAACTTCAGACGAGTACCCAAGATGCCTGTTTATGGAGTGGCTCAGCCGACGTCAGAG GCCATCGGAGCAGTTCTCGCCCACCTGACGGATAAGAAGAGGAAGCACAACCACGTTTTGTGGATCAACGTGCAGGAGGAATTGGTGCTCGAAGGAAATGGACAAATCATTGTTCCCAGGGAACCCTCTTGTCTGGACCAGCACATCCCCGTCCCAACGAGTGACTCGCAGTTGCTACAG AAATTGGAAACCTCACTGAAGGAAGAGATTCTGCGAGCTCAGAAGTGGCTGGAGGTGACTCAGGAGCAGGAGAAACAGATGAAGATGTTTAAAACCTGCCTGACCATTCAGGAGATCTTCAACCAGCACAAACGCTCCCACCCAGGCCTCATGTATAAACGAATCCCTCTGCCAGCATGCAGCTCACCACGGGAAGAA GATTTTGATAAGCTCCATGAGGCCATGAGGAATGCGTTAGCTGATGATCCCCACTCAGCTTTTGTCTTTAATTGCGCCAACGGCAAAAGCAGGACTACAACCGCCATGGTTGTTGCTGTGCTCATTCTCTGGCATTTTAAG GGTTTCCCAGAGTGCACAGAAGATGATTTTGTCAGTGTTCCTGATGCCAAGTACACAAAGGGAGAGTTTGAG GCTGTTATGCGAGTGGTTCGTCTTCTCCCCGACGGCcacaagaggaagaaagaggtAGACCTGGCACTGGATTCTATCAGTGAGACCATGACCCCCATGCACTATCATCTGAGAGAGATGATCATCTCCACTTACAGACAG atcaaacctgagaagacagaaaaggagtgtaagcagcagctgctcattAGCCTGCAGTTCCTGGAGCGTTACATTTACCTCATCCTCTTTAACACCTACCTGCATCTGGAGAAGAGGGACTCCTGGCATCGCTCCTTCTCTGTCTGGATGGAACAG GTGGCTGCCAGGGCTGGAATTTATGACATCCTCAACCAGCTGGGTTTCTCAGAGTTCGAAGACCCAGGGGAGAAGACGCTGGCCAGGCTGCGCTACCGCTGGCAGCAGCAGGACATTCAGGCACTTCCTTTCCGAGGGGAATTCATCTGA
- the pald1a gene encoding paladin isoform X4: protein MPSSHTLFGPWRKTSSREKVLEVEIAPRLILVAADLWQLGCFCSLWSMGTTASAAPQPVYVESSTDNVQANGMAHSSMSPFHMINIHNSKAKSIITNKVAPVVITYNCRQEFQIHDNFLKEGYKVGRISDSLPEHYLVKGEYFMVQDVYSKADVLNTTSSYGAPNFRQVKGAYPLYGMGQPTLNGFKQVLQRLQAQGQQEIIFFCIREEPVVFLHKDNDFVPYTPRRKENLHENLQGLEGEETVESLELTIRNELHDFAKLSKNILYVYNDIEFFKDEPQKMFITCEEDIHVTEEVYKRPMFTMQGYRYFRLPLPMEGAPLEEDFDAFVKILRESPSLCLGRNASRLPPTLVFSCQVGVGRTNLAMILGTLVMKRLKGESQPPPQLVAAGTSKPRPLFQVIQSLIKKLPNGQQLMEEVDHAITLCSEMHNIKEAIYENASKLEGIGEDYQTQGSTTKEYFLNRTKQSLERYFYLIVFNAYLHEQYPLAFVSNFSQWMCRHAWLYRLLACMDVSELSAPAELLTKGARVLVADDYLAPDVLSTIKEMKVANFRRVPKMPVYGVAQPTSEAIGAVLAHLTDKKRKHNHVLWINVQEELVLEGNGQIIVPREPSCLDQHIPVPTSDSQLLQKLETSLKEEILRAQKWLEVTQEQEKQMKMFKTCLTIQEIFNQHKRSHPGLMYKRIPLPACSSPREEDFDKLHEAMRNALADDPHSAFVFNCANGKSRTTTAMVVAVLILWHFKGFPECTEDDFVSVPDAKYTKGEFEAVMRVVRLLPDGHKRKKEVDLALDSISETMTPMHYHLREMIISTYRQIKPEKTEKECKQQLLISLQFLERYIYLILFNTYLHLEKRDSWHRSFSVWMEQVAARAGIYDILNQLGFSEFEDPGEKTLARLRYRWQQQDIQALPFRGEFI, encoded by the exons ATGCCAAGTTCTCACACTCTTTTTGGACCATGGCggaaaacaagcagcagagaaaaagtCCTGGAAGTGGAGATCGCTCCTCGTCTCATTT TGGTGGCCGCAGATCTTTGGCAGCTAGGATGCTTTTG CAGCTTGTGGAGCATGGGTACAACTGCCAGCGCTGCCCCACAGCCTGTTTATGTAGAGTCGTCGACTGACAACGTCCAAGCCAACGGGATGGCCCATAGCAGCATGAGTCCATTCCACATGATCAACATCCACAACAGCAAAGCCAAGTCCATTATCACCAACAAGGTTGCACCGGTCGTCATCAC cTATAACTGCAGACAAGAGTTTCAAATTCATGACAACTTCCTTAAAGAAGGCTACAAGGTTGGTCGGATATCGGACTCCTTGCCTGAGCATTACTTGGTTAAG gGTGAATACTTCATGGTGCAGGATGTATACAGCAAAGCAGATGTTCTAAACACAACAAGCAGTTATGGAGCCCCCAACTTCCGCCAGGTGAAGGGAGCCTACCCGCTGTATGGAATGGGTCAGCCAACCTTGAATGGCTTCAAACAGGTTCTCCAGAGACTTCAAGCCCAAGGACAGCAG GAGATTATCTTCTTCTGCATACGAGAGGAGCCAGTGGTGTTCCTTCATAAGGACAATGACTTTGTGCCGTACACCCCGCGtaggaaagaaaatctgcatGAGAACCTTCAAGGACTGGAAGGAGAGGAAACAGTAGAAAGCCTCGAGCTGACTATCAGAAATGAG CTCCATGACTTTGCAAAGCTCAGCAAAAACATCTTATATGTCTACAACGACATTGAGTTCTTCAAAGATGAGCCGCAGAAGATGTTCATAACGTGTGAGGAGGACATCCACGTGACGGAGGAGGTCTATAAGAGGCCAATGTTCACCATGCAAGGCTACAG GTACTTCAGATTACCACTACCAATGGAGGGAGCGCCATTGGAAGAAGATTTTGATGCATTTGTTAAAATACTCAGG GAGAGTCCCAGCCTGTGTCTGGGCCGCAATGCGTCCAGACTGCCGCCTACCCTGGTCTTCAGCTGCCAGGTGGGCGTCGGCCGCACCAACCTAGCCATGATTCTGGGCACTTTAGTCATGAAAAGACTCAAAGGGGAGTCACAACCGCCACCACA ACTTGTGGCGGCAGGTACTTCAAAGCCAAGACCACTATTCCAAGTTATCCAGAGTCTGATCAAAAAGTTGCCTAATGGACAGCAGCTTATGGAGGAG GTGGACCACGCTATTACCTTGTGCTCAGAGATGCACAACATTAAAGAAGCAATATATGAGAATGCAAGTAAATTGGAAGGGATTGGAGAAGATTACCAGACTCAA ggAAGCACTACCAAAGAGTACTTTCTCAACAGAACAAAGCAGAGCTTGGAGCGCTACTTCTACTTGATTGTATTTAATGCTTACCTTCATGAACag TATCCCCTTGCCTTTGTGTCCAACTTCAGTCAGTGGATGTGCCGCCACGCCTGGTTGTACAGGTTGCTGGCCTGCATGGACGTGTCAGAGCTATCTGCTCCTGCCGAGCTGCTCACCAAAGGAGCCCGCGTCCTG GTTGCTGATGACTACTTGGCCCCCGACGTGCTCAGCACAATCAAAGAGATGAAGGTGGCCAACTTCAGACGAGTACCCAAGATGCCTGTTTATGGAGTGGCTCAGCCGACGTCAGAG GCCATCGGAGCAGTTCTCGCCCACCTGACGGATAAGAAGAGGAAGCACAACCACGTTTTGTGGATCAACGTGCAGGAGGAATTGGTGCTCGAAGGAAATGGACAAATCATTGTTCCCAGGGAACCCTCTTGTCTGGACCAGCACATCCCCGTCCCAACGAGTGACTCGCAGTTGCTACAG AAATTGGAAACCTCACTGAAGGAAGAGATTCTGCGAGCTCAGAAGTGGCTGGAGGTGACTCAGGAGCAGGAGAAACAGATGAAGATGTTTAAAACCTGCCTGACCATTCAGGAGATCTTCAACCAGCACAAACGCTCCCACCCAGGCCTCATGTATAAACGAATCCCTCTGCCAGCATGCAGCTCACCACGGGAAGAA GATTTTGATAAGCTCCATGAGGCCATGAGGAATGCGTTAGCTGATGATCCCCACTCAGCTTTTGTCTTTAATTGCGCCAACGGCAAAAGCAGGACTACAACCGCCATGGTTGTTGCTGTGCTCATTCTCTGGCATTTTAAG GGTTTCCCAGAGTGCACAGAAGATGATTTTGTCAGTGTTCCTGATGCCAAGTACACAAAGGGAGAGTTTGAG GCTGTTATGCGAGTGGTTCGTCTTCTCCCCGACGGCcacaagaggaagaaagaggtAGACCTGGCACTGGATTCTATCAGTGAGACCATGACCCCCATGCACTATCATCTGAGAGAGATGATCATCTCCACTTACAGACAG atcaaacctgagaagacagaaaaggagtgtaagcagcagctgctcattAGCCTGCAGTTCCTGGAGCGTTACATTTACCTCATCCTCTTTAACACCTACCTGCATCTGGAGAAGAGGGACTCCTGGCATCGCTCCTTCTCTGTCTGGATGGAACAG GTGGCTGCCAGGGCTGGAATTTATGACATCCTCAACCAGCTGGGTTTCTCAGAGTTCGAAGACCCAGGGGAGAAGACGCTGGCCAGGCTGCGCTACCGCTGGCAGCAGCAGGACATTCAGGCACTTCCTTTCCGAGGGGAATTCATCTGA
- the pald1a gene encoding paladin isoform X2 — protein MAENKQQRKSPGSGDRSSSHFLWSMGTTASAAPQPVYVESSTDNVQANGMAHSSMSPFHMINIHNSKAKSIITNKVAPVVITYNCRQEFQIHDNFLKEGYKVGRISDSLPEHYLVKGEYFMVQDVYSKADVLNTTSSYGAPNFRQVKGAYPLYGMGQPTLNGFKQVLQRLQAQGQQEIIFFCIREEPVVFLHKDNDFVPYTPRRKENLHENLQGLEGEETVESLELTIRNELHDFAKLSKNILYVYNDIEFFKDEPQKMFITCEEDIHVTEEVYKRPMFTMQGYRYFRLPLPMEGAPLEEDFDAFVKILRESPSLCLGRNASRLPPTLVFSCQVGVGRTNLAMILGTLVMKRLKGESQPPPQLVAAGTSKPRPLFQVIQSLIKKLPNGQQLMEEVDHAITLCSEMHNIKEAIYENASKLEGIGEDYQTQGSTTKEYFLNRTKQSLERYFYLIVFNAYLHEQYPLAFVSNFSQWMCRHAWLYRLLACMDVSELSAPAELLTKGARVLVADDYLAPDVLSTIKEMKVANFRRVPKMPVYGVAQPTSEAIGAVLAHLTDKKRKHNHVLWINVQEELVLEGNGQIIVPREPSCLDQHIPVPTSDSQLLQKLETSLKEEILRAQKWLEVTQEQEKQMKMFKTCLTIQEIFNQHKRSHPGLMYKRIPLPACSSPREEDFDKLHEAMRNALADDPHSAFVFNCANGKSRTTTAMVVAVLILWHFKGFPECTEDDFVSVPDAKYTKGEFEAVMRVVRLLPDGHKRKKEVDLALDSISETMTPMHYHLREMIISTYRQIKPEKTEKECKQQLLISLQFLERYIYLILFNTYLHLEKRDSWHRSFSVWMEQVAARAGIYDILNQLGFSEFEDPGEKTLARLRYRWQQQDIQALPFRGEFI, from the exons ATGGCggaaaacaagcagcagagaaaaagtCCTGGAAGTGGAGATCGCTCCTCGTCTCATTT CTTGTGGAGCATGGGTACAACTGCCAGCGCTGCCCCACAGCCTGTTTATGTAGAGTCGTCGACTGACAACGTCCAAGCCAACGGGATGGCCCATAGCAGCATGAGTCCATTCCACATGATCAACATCCACAACAGCAAAGCCAAGTCCATTATCACCAACAAGGTTGCACCGGTCGTCATCAC cTATAACTGCAGACAAGAGTTTCAAATTCATGACAACTTCCTTAAAGAAGGCTACAAGGTTGGTCGGATATCGGACTCCTTGCCTGAGCATTACTTGGTTAAG gGTGAATACTTCATGGTGCAGGATGTATACAGCAAAGCAGATGTTCTAAACACAACAAGCAGTTATGGAGCCCCCAACTTCCGCCAGGTGAAGGGAGCCTACCCGCTGTATGGAATGGGTCAGCCAACCTTGAATGGCTTCAAACAGGTTCTCCAGAGACTTCAAGCCCAAGGACAGCAG GAGATTATCTTCTTCTGCATACGAGAGGAGCCAGTGGTGTTCCTTCATAAGGACAATGACTTTGTGCCGTACACCCCGCGtaggaaagaaaatctgcatGAGAACCTTCAAGGACTGGAAGGAGAGGAAACAGTAGAAAGCCTCGAGCTGACTATCAGAAATGAG CTCCATGACTTTGCAAAGCTCAGCAAAAACATCTTATATGTCTACAACGACATTGAGTTCTTCAAAGATGAGCCGCAGAAGATGTTCATAACGTGTGAGGAGGACATCCACGTGACGGAGGAGGTCTATAAGAGGCCAATGTTCACCATGCAAGGCTACAG GTACTTCAGATTACCACTACCAATGGAGGGAGCGCCATTGGAAGAAGATTTTGATGCATTTGTTAAAATACTCAGG GAGAGTCCCAGCCTGTGTCTGGGCCGCAATGCGTCCAGACTGCCGCCTACCCTGGTCTTCAGCTGCCAGGTGGGCGTCGGCCGCACCAACCTAGCCATGATTCTGGGCACTTTAGTCATGAAAAGACTCAAAGGGGAGTCACAACCGCCACCACA ACTTGTGGCGGCAGGTACTTCAAAGCCAAGACCACTATTCCAAGTTATCCAGAGTCTGATCAAAAAGTTGCCTAATGGACAGCAGCTTATGGAGGAG GTGGACCACGCTATTACCTTGTGCTCAGAGATGCACAACATTAAAGAAGCAATATATGAGAATGCAAGTAAATTGGAAGGGATTGGAGAAGATTACCAGACTCAA ggAAGCACTACCAAAGAGTACTTTCTCAACAGAACAAAGCAGAGCTTGGAGCGCTACTTCTACTTGATTGTATTTAATGCTTACCTTCATGAACag TATCCCCTTGCCTTTGTGTCCAACTTCAGTCAGTGGATGTGCCGCCACGCCTGGTTGTACAGGTTGCTGGCCTGCATGGACGTGTCAGAGCTATCTGCTCCTGCCGAGCTGCTCACCAAAGGAGCCCGCGTCCTG GTTGCTGATGACTACTTGGCCCCCGACGTGCTCAGCACAATCAAAGAGATGAAGGTGGCCAACTTCAGACGAGTACCCAAGATGCCTGTTTATGGAGTGGCTCAGCCGACGTCAGAG GCCATCGGAGCAGTTCTCGCCCACCTGACGGATAAGAAGAGGAAGCACAACCACGTTTTGTGGATCAACGTGCAGGAGGAATTGGTGCTCGAAGGAAATGGACAAATCATTGTTCCCAGGGAACCCTCTTGTCTGGACCAGCACATCCCCGTCCCAACGAGTGACTCGCAGTTGCTACAG AAATTGGAAACCTCACTGAAGGAAGAGATTCTGCGAGCTCAGAAGTGGCTGGAGGTGACTCAGGAGCAGGAGAAACAGATGAAGATGTTTAAAACCTGCCTGACCATTCAGGAGATCTTCAACCAGCACAAACGCTCCCACCCAGGCCTCATGTATAAACGAATCCCTCTGCCAGCATGCAGCTCACCACGGGAAGAA GATTTTGATAAGCTCCATGAGGCCATGAGGAATGCGTTAGCTGATGATCCCCACTCAGCTTTTGTCTTTAATTGCGCCAACGGCAAAAGCAGGACTACAACCGCCATGGTTGTTGCTGTGCTCATTCTCTGGCATTTTAAG GGTTTCCCAGAGTGCACAGAAGATGATTTTGTCAGTGTTCCTGATGCCAAGTACACAAAGGGAGAGTTTGAG GCTGTTATGCGAGTGGTTCGTCTTCTCCCCGACGGCcacaagaggaagaaagaggtAGACCTGGCACTGGATTCTATCAGTGAGACCATGACCCCCATGCACTATCATCTGAGAGAGATGATCATCTCCACTTACAGACAG atcaaacctgagaagacagaaaaggagtgtaagcagcagctgctcattAGCCTGCAGTTCCTGGAGCGTTACATTTACCTCATCCTCTTTAACACCTACCTGCATCTGGAGAAGAGGGACTCCTGGCATCGCTCCTTCTCTGTCTGGATGGAACAG GTGGCTGCCAGGGCTGGAATTTATGACATCCTCAACCAGCTGGGTTTCTCAGAGTTCGAAGACCCAGGGGAGAAGACGCTGGCCAGGCTGCGCTACCGCTGGCAGCAGCAGGACATTCAGGCACTTCCTTTCCGAGGGGAATTCATCTGA
- the pald1a gene encoding paladin isoform X3, with protein sequence MGTTASAAPQPVYVESSTDNVQANGMAHSSMSPFHMINIHNSKAKSIITNKVAPVVITYNCRQEFQIHDNFLKEGYKVGRISDSLPEHYLVKGEYFMVQDVYSKADVLNTTSSYGAPNFRQVKGAYPLYGMGQPTLNGFKQVLQRLQAQGQQEIIFFCIREEPVVFLHKDNDFVPYTPRRKENLHENLQGLEGEETVESLELTIRNELHDFAKLSKNILYVYNDIEFFKDEPQKMFITCEEDIHVTEEVYKRPMFTMQGYRYFRLPLPMEGAPLEEDFDAFVKILRESPSLCLGRNASRLPPTLVFSCQVGVGRTNLAMILGTLVMKRLKGESQPPPQLVAAGTSKPRPLFQVIQSLIKKLPNGQQLMEEVDHAITLCSEMHNIKEAIYENASKLEGIGEDYQTQGSTTKEYFLNRTKQSLERYFYLIVFNAYLHEQYPLAFVSNFSQWMCRHAWLYRLLACMDVSELSAPAELLTKGARVLVADDYLAPDVLSTIKEMKVANFRRVPKMPVYGVAQPTSEAIGAVLAHLTDKKRKHNHVLWINVQEELVLEGNGQIIVPREPSCLDQHIPVPTSDSQLLQKLETSLKEEILRAQKWLEVTQEQEKQMKMFKTCLTIQEIFNQHKRSHPGLMYKRIPLPACSSPREEDFDKLHEAMRNALADDPHSAFVFNCANGKSRTTTAMVVAVLILWHFKGFPECTEDDFVSVPDAKYTKGEFEAVMRVVRLLPDGHKRKKEVDLALDSISETMTPMHYHLREMIISTYRQIKPEKTEKECKQQLLISLQFLERYIYLILFNTYLHLEKRDSWHRSFSVWMEQVAARAGIYDILNQLGFSEFEDPGEKTLARLRYRWQQQDIQALPFRGEFI encoded by the exons ATGGGTACAACTGCCAGCGCTGCCCCACAGCCTGTTTATGTAGAGTCGTCGACTGACAACGTCCAAGCCAACGGGATGGCCCATAGCAGCATGAGTCCATTCCACATGATCAACATCCACAACAGCAAAGCCAAGTCCATTATCACCAACAAGGTTGCACCGGTCGTCATCAC cTATAACTGCAGACAAGAGTTTCAAATTCATGACAACTTCCTTAAAGAAGGCTACAAGGTTGGTCGGATATCGGACTCCTTGCCTGAGCATTACTTGGTTAAG gGTGAATACTTCATGGTGCAGGATGTATACAGCAAAGCAGATGTTCTAAACACAACAAGCAGTTATGGAGCCCCCAACTTCCGCCAGGTGAAGGGAGCCTACCCGCTGTATGGAATGGGTCAGCCAACCTTGAATGGCTTCAAACAGGTTCTCCAGAGACTTCAAGCCCAAGGACAGCAG GAGATTATCTTCTTCTGCATACGAGAGGAGCCAGTGGTGTTCCTTCATAAGGACAATGACTTTGTGCCGTACACCCCGCGtaggaaagaaaatctgcatGAGAACCTTCAAGGACTGGAAGGAGAGGAAACAGTAGAAAGCCTCGAGCTGACTATCAGAAATGAG CTCCATGACTTTGCAAAGCTCAGCAAAAACATCTTATATGTCTACAACGACATTGAGTTCTTCAAAGATGAGCCGCAGAAGATGTTCATAACGTGTGAGGAGGACATCCACGTGACGGAGGAGGTCTATAAGAGGCCAATGTTCACCATGCAAGGCTACAG GTACTTCAGATTACCACTACCAATGGAGGGAGCGCCATTGGAAGAAGATTTTGATGCATTTGTTAAAATACTCAGG GAGAGTCCCAGCCTGTGTCTGGGCCGCAATGCGTCCAGACTGCCGCCTACCCTGGTCTTCAGCTGCCAGGTGGGCGTCGGCCGCACCAACCTAGCCATGATTCTGGGCACTTTAGTCATGAAAAGACTCAAAGGGGAGTCACAACCGCCACCACA ACTTGTGGCGGCAGGTACTTCAAAGCCAAGACCACTATTCCAAGTTATCCAGAGTCTGATCAAAAAGTTGCCTAATGGACAGCAGCTTATGGAGGAG GTGGACCACGCTATTACCTTGTGCTCAGAGATGCACAACATTAAAGAAGCAATATATGAGAATGCAAGTAAATTGGAAGGGATTGGAGAAGATTACCAGACTCAA ggAAGCACTACCAAAGAGTACTTTCTCAACAGAACAAAGCAGAGCTTGGAGCGCTACTTCTACTTGATTGTATTTAATGCTTACCTTCATGAACag TATCCCCTTGCCTTTGTGTCCAACTTCAGTCAGTGGATGTGCCGCCACGCCTGGTTGTACAGGTTGCTGGCCTGCATGGACGTGTCAGAGCTATCTGCTCCTGCCGAGCTGCTCACCAAAGGAGCCCGCGTCCTG GTTGCTGATGACTACTTGGCCCCCGACGTGCTCAGCACAATCAAAGAGATGAAGGTGGCCAACTTCAGACGAGTACCCAAGATGCCTGTTTATGGAGTGGCTCAGCCGACGTCAGAG GCCATCGGAGCAGTTCTCGCCCACCTGACGGATAAGAAGAGGAAGCACAACCACGTTTTGTGGATCAACGTGCAGGAGGAATTGGTGCTCGAAGGAAATGGACAAATCATTGTTCCCAGGGAACCCTCTTGTCTGGACCAGCACATCCCCGTCCCAACGAGTGACTCGCAGTTGCTACAG AAATTGGAAACCTCACTGAAGGAAGAGATTCTGCGAGCTCAGAAGTGGCTGGAGGTGACTCAGGAGCAGGAGAAACAGATGAAGATGTTTAAAACCTGCCTGACCATTCAGGAGATCTTCAACCAGCACAAACGCTCCCACCCAGGCCTCATGTATAAACGAATCCCTCTGCCAGCATGCAGCTCACCACGGGAAGAA GATTTTGATAAGCTCCATGAGGCCATGAGGAATGCGTTAGCTGATGATCCCCACTCAGCTTTTGTCTTTAATTGCGCCAACGGCAAAAGCAGGACTACAACCGCCATGGTTGTTGCTGTGCTCATTCTCTGGCATTTTAAG GGTTTCCCAGAGTGCACAGAAGATGATTTTGTCAGTGTTCCTGATGCCAAGTACACAAAGGGAGAGTTTGAG GCTGTTATGCGAGTGGTTCGTCTTCTCCCCGACGGCcacaagaggaagaaagaggtAGACCTGGCACTGGATTCTATCAGTGAGACCATGACCCCCATGCACTATCATCTGAGAGAGATGATCATCTCCACTTACAGACAG atcaaacctgagaagacagaaaaggagtgtaagcagcagctgctcattAGCCTGCAGTTCCTGGAGCGTTACATTTACCTCATCCTCTTTAACACCTACCTGCATCTGGAGAAGAGGGACTCCTGGCATCGCTCCTTCTCTGTCTGGATGGAACAG GTGGCTGCCAGGGCTGGAATTTATGACATCCTCAACCAGCTGGGTTTCTCAGAGTTCGAAGACCCAGGGGAGAAGACGCTGGCCAGGCTGCGCTACCGCTGGCAGCAGCAGGACATTCAGGCACTTCCTTTCCGAGGGGAATTCATCTGA